The Streptomyces sp. NBC_01268 genome window below encodes:
- a CDS encoding ABC transporter ATP-binding protein, translating to MLTLHDATVRFGDRAVLDAVDLEVADHEIVCVLGPSGSGKSTLLRAVAGLQPLSAGRVLLGGTDQTGVPVHRRGVGLMFQDHQLFPQRDVAGNVAFGLRMHGVAKAEQGARVEELLDLVGLPGAGRRAVSSLSGGEQQRVALARALAPRPRLLMLDEPLGQLDRGLRERLVVELRGLFARLGTTVLAVTHDQGEAFALADRVVVMRDGRIAQTGTPLEVWGRPASEFVARFLGFDNVVAATVTGAAADTVWGKIPVPDGSPQGERRLLVRPGGVRLVAPGEGLNCRVASRTFRGNHVAVRLHPVEGPPLEAEFPLREAPDEGAEADVVFRAEDVVVLEGR from the coding sequence ATGCTGACGCTCCACGACGCGACCGTACGGTTCGGGGACCGTGCGGTGCTCGACGCGGTGGACCTGGAGGTCGCCGACCACGAGATCGTGTGCGTGCTCGGCCCCAGCGGCAGCGGCAAGTCCACCCTGCTGCGGGCCGTCGCCGGACTCCAGCCGCTCTCCGCCGGCCGGGTGCTGCTCGGCGGCACGGACCAGACCGGGGTGCCGGTGCACCGGCGCGGGGTCGGCCTCATGTTCCAGGACCACCAGCTGTTCCCGCAGCGGGACGTCGCCGGGAACGTGGCGTTCGGGCTGCGCATGCACGGGGTCGCCAAGGCCGAACAGGGTGCCCGCGTCGAGGAGTTGCTCGACCTCGTCGGCCTTCCCGGGGCCGGCCGCCGGGCCGTCTCCTCGCTCTCCGGCGGTGAACAGCAGCGCGTCGCCCTCGCCAGGGCGCTCGCGCCCCGCCCCCGGCTGCTCATGCTGGACGAACCCCTCGGCCAGCTCGACCGGGGCCTGCGGGAGCGGCTCGTCGTCGAACTCCGCGGCCTCTTCGCGCGGTTGGGCACCACGGTGCTCGCCGTCACCCACGACCAGGGCGAGGCCTTCGCGCTCGCCGACCGGGTCGTGGTCATGCGGGACGGGCGCATCGCCCAGACCGGCACGCCCCTGGAGGTCTGGGGGCGGCCCGCCTCCGAGTTCGTGGCCCGTTTCCTCGGCTTCGACAACGTGGTCGCGGCCACCGTCACCGGAGCCGCCGCCGACACCGTCTGGGGCAAGATCCCCGTCCCCGACGGCTCCCCCCAGGGCGAACGCCGTCTCCTGGTCCGCCCCGGCGGCGTGCGCCTCGTCGCCCCCGGCGAGGGCCTGAACTGCCGCGTCGCGTCCCGTACCTTCCGCGGCAACCACGTCGCCGTCCGGCTCCACCCGGTCGAAGGCCCGCCCCTGGAGGCGGAGTTCCCGCTGCGCGAGGCGCCGGACGAGGGCGCGGAGGCGGACGTGGTGTTCCGCGCCGAGGACGTGGTGGTGCTGGAGGGGCGGTGA
- a CDS encoding Lrp/AsnC family transcriptional regulator codes for MHSEVVASRSTDSRTGTGSSPTIDAVSLAIIEQLQEDGRRPYAAIGKAVGLSEAAVRQRVQKLLDQGVMQIVAVTDPLTVGFRRQAMVGINVEGDLDPVAEALTAMAECEYVVMTAGSFDLMVEVVCEDDDHLLDVINKRIRTLPGVRSTESFVYLKLKKQTYMWGTR; via the coding sequence GTGCACAGTGAGGTCGTGGCCAGTCGAAGCACAGACTCCAGAACCGGAACCGGTTCGTCCCCGACGATCGATGCCGTCTCCCTGGCGATCATCGAACAGCTCCAGGAGGACGGTCGCCGTCCCTACGCAGCCATCGGAAAGGCCGTCGGCCTCTCCGAAGCCGCCGTACGACAGCGCGTCCAGAAGCTGCTCGACCAGGGCGTCATGCAGATCGTCGCCGTCACCGACCCGCTCACCGTGGGCTTCCGGCGGCAGGCGATGGTCGGCATCAACGTCGAGGGTGACCTGGATCCGGTCGCGGAGGCTCTGACCGCCATGGCCGAATGCGAGTACGTGGTGATGACCGCGGGCTCGTTCGACCTGATGGTGGAGGTCGTCTGCGAGGACGACGACCACCTCCTGGATGTGATCAACAAGCGCATCCGCACCCTCCCCGGGGTGCGCTCCACCGAGAGCTTCGTCTACCTGAAGCTCAAGAAGCAGACCTATATGTGGGGAACCCGATAG
- a CDS encoding aspartate aminotransferase family protein — MGNPIAVSQDLSKTAYDHLWMHFTRMSSYENNPVPTIVRGEGTYIFDDKGKRYLDGLAGLFVVNAGHGRKELAEVAYKQAQELAFFPVWSYAHPKAVELAERLADYAPGDLNKVFFTTGGGEAVETAWKLAKQYFKLQGKHTKYKVISRAVAYHGTPQGALSITGLPALKAPFEPLVPGAHKVPNTNIYRAPIHGDDPEAFGRWAADQIEQQILFEGPDTVAAVFLEPVQNAGGCFPPPPGYFQRVREICDQYDVLLVSDETICAFGRLGTMFACDKFGYVPDMITCAKGMTSGYSPIGACIVSDRIAEPFYKGDNTFLHGYTFGGHPVSSAVALANLDIFDKEGLNQHVLDQEGNFFSTLQKLHDLPIVGDVRGNGFFYGIELVKDKVTKESFNDEEVERVLYGYLSKALYENGLYCRADDRGDPVIQLAPPLIADQSTFDEIEQILRATLTEAWTKL; from the coding sequence GTGGGGAACCCGATAGCCGTGAGCCAGGACCTCTCGAAAACCGCCTACGACCACCTGTGGATGCACTTCACCCGCATGTCGTCGTACGAGAACAACCCCGTCCCCACCATCGTCCGCGGTGAGGGCACCTACATCTTCGACGACAAGGGCAAGCGCTACCTCGACGGCCTCGCGGGCCTGTTCGTGGTGAACGCCGGTCACGGCCGCAAGGAGCTGGCCGAGGTCGCGTACAAGCAGGCCCAGGAGCTCGCGTTCTTCCCCGTGTGGTCGTACGCGCACCCCAAGGCCGTCGAGCTCGCCGAGCGTCTGGCGGACTACGCCCCCGGCGACCTGAACAAGGTCTTCTTCACCACCGGTGGCGGCGAGGCCGTCGAGACCGCGTGGAAGCTGGCCAAGCAGTACTTCAAGCTGCAGGGCAAGCACACCAAGTACAAGGTCATCTCGCGTGCGGTCGCCTACCACGGCACCCCGCAGGGCGCCCTGTCCATCACCGGTCTCCCGGCCCTGAAGGCCCCCTTCGAGCCGCTGGTCCCCGGCGCGCACAAGGTGCCGAACACCAACATCTACCGCGCCCCGATCCACGGCGACGACCCCGAGGCCTTCGGCCGCTGGGCCGCCGACCAGATCGAGCAGCAGATCCTCTTCGAGGGCCCCGACACCGTCGCGGCCGTCTTCCTGGAGCCGGTGCAGAACGCCGGCGGCTGCTTCCCGCCGCCGCCCGGGTACTTCCAGCGCGTCCGCGAGATCTGCGACCAGTACGACGTGCTGCTCGTCTCCGACGAGACGATCTGCGCCTTCGGCCGCCTCGGCACGATGTTCGCCTGTGACAAGTTCGGCTACGTGCCGGACATGATCACCTGCGCCAAGGGCATGACCTCGGGCTACTCCCCGATCGGCGCCTGCATCGTCTCGGACCGCATCGCGGAGCCGTTCTACAAGGGCGACAACACCTTCCTGCACGGCTACACCTTCGGTGGTCACCCGGTGTCCTCCGCCGTGGCCCTGGCGAACCTCGACATCTTCGACAAGGAGGGCCTGAACCAGCACGTGCTGGACCAGGAGGGCAACTTCTTCTCGACCCTGCAGAAGCTGCACGACCTGCCGATCGTCGGCGACGTCCGCGGCAACGGCTTCTTCTACGGCATCGAGCTCGTCAAGGACAAGGTCACCAAGGAGTCCTTCAACGACGAGGAGGTGGAGCGCGTCCTCTACGGCTACCTCTCCAAGGCGCTGTACGAGAACGGCCTCTACTGCCGCGCCGACGACCGTGGCGACCCGGTCATCCAGCTGGCTCCGCCGCTGATCGCGGACCAGTCCACGTTCGACGAGATCGAGCAGATCCTCCGCGCCACCCTCACCGAGGCCTGGACGAAGCTGTAG
- a CDS encoding LOG family protein, whose amino-acid sequence MATHRQDREIHSPDEFDAVLRTHGSLSSYRIQSVDLTDRTFALLSASTTDAVFLGCPMQPEAAAKVRADGALVFPPVPHLPFDPYRARLYSPEELFEGVTTQPYASTPDARSYDWFQRTKGDGDIFSSMLRSLHDDAISDALDEDLALARVVGVMGGHRMGRGTDAFAGAARLGRSLTRAGLTVATGGGPGAMEAANLGAYTAPFQDHVLDEALELLAKAPSFTPSVTDWARAAFEVRARWPRGGGSVSIPTWFYGHEPPNAFAARIGKYFANATREDGLLARSNAGVVFLPGAAGTVQEIFDNATPNYYGSRGEPTPMVLVDRAHWTDRLPAWPLLRTLAEGRPMAARIALVDSIDEAPEALARLAAG is encoded by the coding sequence ATGGCGACCCACCGGCAGGACCGGGAGATCCATTCCCCGGACGAGTTCGACGCCGTGCTCCGCACGCACGGCTCCCTCTCCTCGTACCGGATCCAGTCCGTCGACCTGACCGACCGCACCTTCGCCCTGCTCTCCGCCTCCACCACGGACGCCGTCTTCCTGGGCTGCCCCATGCAGCCCGAGGCCGCCGCCAAGGTCCGGGCGGACGGCGCGCTGGTGTTCCCGCCGGTGCCGCACCTGCCGTTCGATCCGTACCGGGCCCGGCTCTACTCCCCCGAGGAACTGTTCGAGGGCGTCACCACCCAGCCGTACGCCTCGACGCCCGACGCCCGCTCGTACGACTGGTTCCAGCGGACCAAGGGCGACGGCGACATCTTCTCCTCGATGCTGCGCTCCCTCCACGACGACGCGATCTCGGACGCGCTGGACGAGGACCTCGCTCTCGCCCGCGTCGTGGGCGTGATGGGCGGACACCGCATGGGCCGGGGCACGGACGCGTTCGCGGGCGCCGCCCGGCTCGGGCGGTCACTGACGCGCGCGGGGCTGACGGTGGCGACGGGCGGCGGACCGGGCGCGATGGAGGCCGCCAACCTGGGCGCGTACACCGCCCCGTTCCAGGACCACGTCCTCGACGAGGCCCTGGAACTGCTCGCGAAGGCCCCCTCGTTCACGCCCTCGGTGACCGACTGGGCCCGCGCCGCCTTCGAGGTGCGGGCGCGCTGGCCGCGCGGCGGCGGCTCGGTCTCCATCCCCACCTGGTTCTACGGGCACGAGCCGCCCAACGCCTTCGCCGCCCGCATCGGCAAGTACTTCGCCAACGCGACCCGCGAGGACGGCCTGCTGGCCCGGTCGAACGCCGGGGTCGTCTTCCTCCCGGGCGCCGCCGGCACCGTGCAGGAGATCTTCGACAACGCGACGCCGAACTACTACGGGTCGCGCGGCGAGCCGACCCCGATGGTCCTGGTGGACCGGGCCCACTGGACCGACCGCCTCCCGGCCTGGCCGCTGCTCCGCACCCTGGCCGAGGGGCGCCCGATGGCGGCGCGGATCGCGCTGGTCGACTCGATCGACGAGGCGCCGGAGGCGTTGGCGCGGCTGGCCGCCGGCTAG
- a CDS encoding ABC transporter ATP-binding protein, which translates to MAPPDNDVLWARSLHCTLDGTDVLTGVSLGVREGEILALVGPRGSGKTTLMRCLSGQTVAQQGEVWFNSAPVHTLGTAQRERVRRERFGWIDPEPGLVPELTGWENAALPLLMRGISHRAAKTAALEWLDRLDIGACARKRPHALTHSQRQRIALARALVTTPSVLFADEPTAALHRADGAQVLRTLTAAARSHRITVLLATHDPEVAALADRSVALLDGRRVGSVPPATGAEGVTACSLSV; encoded by the coding sequence ATGGCCCCACCGGACAACGACGTGCTCTGGGCGCGTTCCCTGCACTGCACCCTGGACGGCACGGACGTCCTGACCGGCGTCTCCCTCGGCGTACGGGAAGGCGAGATCCTCGCCCTCGTCGGACCGCGCGGCAGCGGCAAGACCACCCTGATGAGGTGCCTCTCCGGCCAGACCGTCGCCCAGCAGGGCGAGGTCTGGTTCAACAGCGCCCCCGTCCACACCCTCGGCACCGCCCAGCGCGAACGCGTCCGGCGCGAGCGCTTCGGCTGGATCGACCCCGAGCCCGGCCTGGTCCCAGAACTCACCGGCTGGGAGAACGCCGCCCTCCCCCTGCTGATGCGCGGCATCTCCCACCGGGCCGCGAAGACCGCCGCCCTGGAATGGCTCGACCGGCTCGACATCGGCGCCTGCGCCCGGAAGCGGCCGCACGCCCTCACCCACTCCCAGCGCCAGCGGATCGCCCTCGCCCGCGCCCTCGTCACCACCCCCTCGGTGCTCTTCGCCGACGAGCCGACCGCCGCCCTGCACCGCGCGGACGGCGCCCAGGTGCTGCGCACCCTCACCGCGGCGGCCCGCTCCCACCGGATCACCGTGCTGCTCGCGACCCACGACCCCGAGGTCGCCGCGCTCGCCGACCGCTCGGTCGCGCTCCTCGACGGACGCCGCGTCGGCTCCGTACCGCCGGCCACCGGGGCGGAGGGCGTCACGGCGTGCTCGCTCTCCGTCTAG